The genomic segment cgaatcttatataccctccaccatggatcgcatttgtcgagttcttttcccggcatctcttcttaggcaaaaaaaaggatataagaaaagatttgctctgctattagagcgatattaagatatggtccggtatggaccacaattaaattatatttatgttggagacctgtgtaaaatgtcagccaattcgaataagaattgcgctctttgtgggctcaagaagtaaaatagagagatcgatttatatgggagctgtatcgggctatagaccgattcagaccataataaacacgtatgttaatggtcatccgtcgtacaaatttcaggcaaatcggataataattgcgacctctaggggctcaagaagtcaagatcccagatcggtttatatggcagctaaatcaggttatgaaccgacttgtactttatttgataaagttgttgaaagtaacaataaaaaacgtcttgcgaaatttcagccaaatcggataggaactgcgccctttagaagctcaagaagtcaagtccccagatctgtttatatgacagctatatcaggttatagaccgatttgaaccatatttggcacagttgttggatatcataacaaaatactacgcgccaaaattcattcaaattggataagaattgcgccctctagaggctcaagaagtcaagacccaagatcggtttatatggcagctatatcaaaacatggaccgatatggcccatttacaataccaaccgacctacactaataagaagtatttttgcaaaatttcaagcggctagctttactccttcggaagttagcgtgctttcgacagacagacggacggacagacggacggacatggctagatcgacataaattttcacgacgatcgagaatatatatactttatggggtctcggacgaatatttcgagtagtagtagaatgacgaaattagtataccccccatcttatggtggagggtataaaaatcaatttgtgtttgtttgtcggtttgtttgtatggttgtttgtgtgttccttatagactcaaaaacggctgaaccgattttcttgaaattttcacagatggtgcataatgacgccgtggtgaaaatagggtactacattttttgatatctgaaggggtggcggaccctcccacttaccctaattttcagaagcgCCAGATATCGGTAATGGGTGatgagatttaagcgaaattttgtgtgctctaaaaatttggtattcaaattttgcatggggtacctagggggaaagACGAatggaatacgaatttggtatccaaatgtgggaccaagtttctgggggtggaccccttccgcaaaacacccccctaaCAGGACTTAtgtactgatcatggcaatatggggctcaaataaaaggtatttgaaaaaatggtgctcaaatgaaagttatttgggagtagaccatgaactTGATATCAATAtgtgggaccaactgtctaggtcacgtcccaccatcataacaaaggggtttaaatgcatggtatttgagattagaaaacgaatttgatatccaatgttgacgccaatagcaatatggggttcaaataaataatatatgaatatatgagaatagagcacgttgctgatatattttcagggcttagtgtttgggggaccaccccgctccccaaaaaaacaccccttaatcgggcatatgaaaggtattggtgggaattgatactcactttcgggacccattttcttttggaaaagtgGTCTACcccatttcccaaagaaaaataccccacaaacagcaattttttattgaccatcgcaatatgaggctcaaataaaagtatttggtattccccaaaacaccactcaaagggttaacatttttcgaccatgtcaatatgtggcttgatgaaatgaatgaaaggtatttgagattagaaaacgaatttcataaccaatgttggggccatgtgtttgggagacgcctcatccggttaactccccttaaaccaatgacaatatggggtttaaataattggtatttggagaagagcacgatgcttatattttttcagggccaagtgtctgggggaccacctcaaccccgaaaacacccctaaatcagacatcatgagtcTTTTAGGaaaggagtacaccttacatccaaaattCCATTCCTTGACCATTAAAGAtcacatgggattcagataaaggcacttatattgttaaactgttagtcaagcggtaTACTATTTTAGTAGCatcgtatttcactaaaagttctttaattgtcgaaaataaatattcaaaggaaaattttgttccatataaagtaaaagaaggcgcagcggagcgggcccgggtcagctagtagggcTATAACATGAATGTTTTTTTGATAATCTACCCCATATTCTGAATATTTGGTTACAGTTTCCATTAAACTCATTTAAACTATTttgcaattgtgtataaaatatCGGCATTGACCACCGTAGTCCATCTTTACTTGTTCAAAAaaggaatataaaaaattttaagagtgCATAAAACTGGTTTTATTTGTTCGATTTAAATTCGCTTTGTTATTTTCGACGTACATAATTAGCTTATTAACATATTTTTAAGTAAACTtaacaaaaacatttagacGGAGGCTTAAGGCCTCATTGGCAATTTTTTTGGACGGCAGTGAAACATTTAATGTAGTTGTATAGATATGTCGGTTTTCGACGTATGCACATGTGGAACTAAACCAACATACTGGCATTATTGTCACAGAATTCATAAATATTGTCTACAAATAACATTTGATCACTCGTTGGGTCGTGGACAGAAGTCGAAGCCTTTGGATCAGGATGAATTTCCGGTTTTAAAACTTCTTGCAGGTTTACGGGCACACCGCACTCATTTCGGTCGGATTCTAATGTCAATCGCTTGAGATTGTTTATGATCGAAATGtcgttttttatttcttttttaacttCAAGCAGCTCATGCTCCGTACGAATAATTTCTCTGGCATAGGCCTCTATGTTGTGCTGAATTTGTCCCACGGAAATGTCGAGATCGTTGTCGGGGTCTCTGTAGAGTTCATTTTGAAGTTTGTACAGCTTACATTTGTTGGCGAGTTGTTTGGTAAGGGCATATTCCCTCTCGTATAGGGAATTCATTTCGGCGTTCTTTTGGGCCAGTTTACTGCGTACAGAGTTTCGTATGCTTGAATCTTTTCGTCTGCGTAAATAGTTTGTACCTGCGTCCACATTAGACAACTTGTCTATGGATAAACGTTTTTCTTTGCGTTTGTGGCTGGACCTTCGCTTACGTTGTGAAGATCGCGCTTCAGATAGGCGGAAAAGTTTTTCCTTGTTGGTTTTTGATTTGGCTCTCAGATTCGATTCTTCTTGTTTTGGCATTATATTAGAATTGGGCTTTTGAAAATCTCTCTGGCAATCGGCCAAAGGTATTATGTTTGGAATAACATCGGCCTTCTGTGAATTTTGGTTTGACTTATGTTTTTGACTGTTGTTTGAATATTTTGGcgtttttttcgttttatagGGTTTTCTCTTGCCAAATGTAAGGAATTTGCAAATATAATTTCGTATGATCGACAGTGTGGTATTATTGTTCTTAAAGGCCTTGCTTGGATCTAGTATGTCCCTGCTATGTTTTAGACTTAATCGAATCTGAAAAAAGAGAAACTTTAATTACTACATAT from the Stomoxys calcitrans chromosome 1, idStoCalc2.1, whole genome shotgun sequence genome contains:
- the LOC106094373 gene encoding ras association domain-containing protein 10; the encoded protein is MAPQQNSTLIDENLDVSPSLINIPEEISHYSPILPPKNKHNHDKDNKNNNNNTKRDDVIGNNNNNISGHQQDVNFVRNWEQMEGDKGHYHKNKHHRSGSYRSGHSRRSRSISLYGVNSTIKQGHKEITIWLGDEPRYVSGVTNKTSCNDIIKALIDDEIRCGNYEYCQRLKDGTASRDYSDYVITECWRGIERSYDGNMAILPVWNAWSRVHNEIRLSLKHSRDILDPSKAFKNNNTTLSIIRNYICKFLTFGKRKPYKTKKTPKYSNNSQKHKSNQNSQKADVIPNIIPLADCQRDFQKPNSNIMPKQEESNLRAKSKTNKEKLFRLSEARSSQRKRRSSHKRKEKRLSIDKLSNVDAGTNYLRRRKDSSIRNSVRSKLAQKNAEMNSLYEREYALTKQLANKCKLYKLQNELYRDPDNDLDISVGQIQHNIEAYAREIIRTEHELLEVKKEIKNDISIINNLKRLTLESDRNECGVPVNLQEVLKPEIHPDPKASTSVHDPTSDQMLFVDNIYEFCDNNASMLV